From Microcebus murinus isolate Inina unplaced genomic scaffold, M.murinus_Inina_mat1.0 scaf010_hap2_Mmur4.0, whole genome shotgun sequence, a single genomic window includes:
- the ZNF750 gene encoding zinc finger protein 750, translating into MSLLKERKPKKPHYIPRPPGKPFKYKCFQCPFTCNEKSHLFNHMKYGLCKNSITLVSEQDRVPKCPKSNSTDPKQAAPPGPPAQPASSKPVTNGLSNFDTKPQHSFAKEDTKENLELQARGPHRGPGQKPALRKDTAPPSPAPEAGLSTQPALDGVVRPSAFVPVGEHRLKGPESTEAPELLALTSPTTKAAAFHAKSAFHAPGYPWKASSPFLPPEFPPKISSTKGFGALSPYMHPTIPEYPPHFYTEHGLATIYSPYLLAGSSPECDTPLLSLYGAQDQRHFLPPPGPTPKHLNPPLSTYDHYRFFQQYHSNLPIPYGFYRPESAFSSYGLRLPPTTSITQDQSPRPLDESPPVYPASGPSKLNPPNPHKKHTEFEKESPIPEAKDPPKAGQKDTEGAKMSPRAGSAATGSPGRPSPTNFTQTSQTCEGLCDLSNKAAPSPLGRPPQPEQGLTAFKSVKKSVECPHVVQVTPNRVESPKSLGTADGDPLAQTGSSSLLAEAPPSSPEDSSRMGPLNLSKKPATKLVAAQAPVYAGSSPAETAGFPELQDLPLNLSVRDPCNAQPARPAFPSRLRGAEPAATAAQETETEGSGDGSHTETEQGDQDADAAPSTSPSRKAPDAHMVDSSEEQKQTAAVALCQLAAYSPGNVRVGDGEPTAQEATCPQDAPTISSTESQEAPCDLRPKGQKRTSQRDAGKSQHGAKRAKPNDTARVLTLRKRTRVS; encoded by the exons ATGAGTCTCCTCAAGGAGCGAAAGCCAAAAAAGCCTCACTACATCCCCAGGCCTCCAGGAAAGCCCTTCAAGTACAAATGCTTCCAGTGTCCCTTCACTTGCAACGAGAAGTCACATCTGTTTAACCACATGAAGTATGGCCTCTGCAAAAACTCCATCACGTTGGTGTCAGAGCAAGACCGAGTGCCCAAGTGCCCCAAATCTAACTCAACAGACCCCAAGCAAGCCGCCCCACCAGGGCCCCCGGCTCAGCCGGCCTCCTCCAAGCCTGTCACAAATGGACTCTCCAACTTCGACACAAAGCCCCAGCACAGCTTTGCCAAGGAAGACACCAAGGAAAACCTAGAGCTGCAGGCTCGGGGGCCGCACAGGGGCCCGGGACAGAAGCCAGCACTCCGCAAGGACACGGCACCCCCAAGCCCAGCTCCAGAAGCCGGCCtgagcacccagcctgccctggaCGGCGTGGTCCGCCCGTCGGCGTTTGTCCCGGTTGGGGAGCACAGACTCAAGGGGCCAGAAAGCACCGAGGCACCGGAACTGCTGGCATTGACCAGCCCCACCACCAAGGCCGCAGCTTTCCACGCCAAGTCTGCGTTCCATGCACCCGGCTACCCCTGGAAAGCCAGctcacccttcctccctccagaGTTTCCACCTAAAATCTCATCGACAAAGGGGTTTGGGGCCCTTTCCCCTTACATGCACCCCACGATCCCGGAGTACCCACCTCACTTCTACACGGAACACGGGCTGGCCACCATCTACTCGCCCTACCTGCTGGCCGGGAGCTCGCCCGAGTGTGACACACCCCTGCTGTCACTCTATGGCGCTCAAGACCAAAGACACTTCCTGCCTCCCCCGGGGCCAACCCCTAAGCACCTGAACCCACCTCTGTCCACATACGACCACTACAGATTTTTCCAGCAGTACCACTCCAACTTGCCGATTCCTTACGGATTTTACAGGCCAGAGTCTGCGTTCTCCTCCTACGGTCTCAGACTCCCACCCACCACGAGCATCACGCAAGATCAAAGCCCCCGCCCGCTGGATGAGTCCCCCCCGGTCTACCCAGCCTCGGGTCCCTCCAAGCTAAACCCTCCGAACCCCCACAAAAAACACACAGAGTTTGAAAAAGAAAGTCCAATCCCTGAGGCCAAAGACCCTCCCAAGGCTGGGCAGAAAGACACAGAGGGGGCCAAGATGAGCCCCCGCGCAGGCAGCGCGGCCACGGGCTCCCCGGGGAGGCCAAGCCCCACCAACTTCACGCAGACGAGCCAGACATGCGAGGGCCTGTGCGACCTCTCCAACaaggcagcccccagccccctggggagACCCCCCCAACCTGAGCAAGGCCTCACAGCCTTCAAGTCGGTCAAGAAGAGTGTGGAATGCCCACATGTCGTCCAGGTGACCCCCAACAGAGTGGAGTCTCCAAAAAG CCTCGGCACCGCGGACGGAGACCCGCTGGCGCAGACAGGCAGCTCCTCACTCCTCGCCGAGGCCCCACCTTCCAGCCCAGAGGACAGCTCCAGGATGGGCCCCCTCAACCTCTCCAAGAAGCCAGCGACGAAGCTGGTGGCCGCGCAGGCGCCTGTGTATGCAGGCAGCTCCCCAGCGGAAACCGCAGGCTTCCCGGAGCTGCAGGACCTGCCTCTCAACCTCTCAGTGCGGGACCCCTGCAACGCCCAGCCTGCAAGGCCAGCCTTCCCTAGTCGGCTGCGAGGCGCAGAGCCGGCTGCAACTGCTGCTCAGGAGACTGAAACGGAGGGTTCCGGAGATGGAAGCCACACCGAGACAGAGCAAGGCGACCAAGACGCTGACGCGGCCCCGTCAACCAGCCCCAGCAGGAAGGCCCCGGACGCACACATGGTGGACAGCAGCGAGGAGCAGAAGCAGACGGCGGCCGTGGCCCTGTGCCAGCTGGCGGCCTACAGCCCAGGGAACGTCCGGGTGGGCGACGGGGAGCCCACGGCACAGGAGGCCACTTGCCCGCAAGACGCGCCCACCATCAGTTCCACGGAAAGCCAGGAGGCTCCGTGTGACCTCAGACCCAAAGGACAAAAGAGGACAAGCCAAAGGGACGCAGGAAAATCCCAGCACGGAGCTAAGAGAGCGAAGCCTAACGACACGGCGCGAGTGCTCACGCTGCGCAAAAGGACCCGGGTGTCCTAA